The uncultured Mailhella sp. genome segment AAGAAGTCAGGATTGTGGCCTTTGATGAAAGGCATGGAAAAGGTATAGTTTCTTTTTTATGACGAAAACAATATGATAATGATTAGAATGTTCAGTTTTTTACACGTTATTATGCGCTTATGTATGAGTTTTATTAGAGCAGAAATGTGTTTTTTTACATGTGTATTATAATGCTATGATAATACTTTCATGCTTGGATTGATTATTGCATCATAAATATTTTTTGATGCTGTCGTTGCCAGTTTTGCGGGGAAAATGACGCGGATGTGCCTTGCGGATGGCGTTTCCGGCAAGTGTTCTGCGCTGCGGCGGGACATGTTCTGCGCCGGAGAGAAGGGCCGTCGCTCCGGTGTCTGTTTTGCAGGTGTTCGGCGGGCGCATTTGTCTCGGCGAGGGGGGCTAGTCTGTGTTCGCGGGCGGCAGGTTTCGCCTCGGGGAAGAACGATTTTTCCGCAGGAGTTCTTGCGGCACATGACGGAAAAGGGGAAAGTCGGCGGGTGGGGCGAACATTTTTGAGGGGAAAACTGCCGTCGGAGATGAGGAGCGCCGTCTTGCCGCAGCAGCTTTTCTGCGCCGAAGGCAGGAGCCTTATCCGGTTCCTGCGCAGGATGCCTGCGGCGCGTTGCGGACAAAGAAAAACCCCGGCGGGCATCCCGTCGGGGTTCGTTCATGGTTTGTCGGTGCGCGGCGAGCCCGGAAGACCGGGCCGGGCGTCTCGGCGTTCAGCTACAGGCGGCTGCGGAAGTCCTCGTAGCCGAAGGTGCGGGTGACGCGGCGCTGATCGGTTTCCGAATCCCAGATGGCGATGGAGGGCAGGCGCAGACCGTTGAAGGTGGTGGTCTTCACCATGCTGTAGATGGCCATGTCGAGAAACACCAGTCTGTCGCCGCTCTTGAGCGGTTCGTCGAAGGAGTATTCGCCGATGACGTCGCCCGCGAGGCAGGATTTGCCCGCCAGGCGGCAGGTGAAGTTCTTTTCGCCGGGCTCGCCCGCGCCGATGATGTTCGGCCGGTAGGGCATTTCCAGAACGTCGGGCATGTGGCAGGCGGCGGAGGTGTCGAGAATGGCCACGGGCATGTCGGCCTGCACCACGTCGAGCACGGTGGCCACGAGCACGCCCGCGTTGAGGGCCACGGCCTCGCCGGGTTCGAGATAGACCTGCACATGGTAGGCGTCGCGCACGTGCTCGATGCAGCGGCACAGCAGCTCAATGTCGTAGTCGGCGCGGGTGATGTGGTGGCCGCCGCCGAAGTTGATCCACTTCATGCGGGAAAAATATGCGCCGAAGTGCTTTTCCACGGCGTCCAGCGTGCGGGCCAGACTGTCGGCGTTCTGTTCGCAGAGGGTGTGGAAGTGCAGACCGCTTATGCCGTCCAGCGCGTGCGGATCCTTTTCGAGCTCGGCGTGGAAGGCGGCGGGACGAATGCCGAGACGGGAGCCCGGCGAGCAGGGATCGTAGATGGGCACCGCGCCTTCCGAATGTTCGGGATTGAGGCGCAGACCGCATTCAATGCTCAAGCCGCGTTCCTGCTCGGCCTTCTGCACCAGCGGGCGGAACTTCTTCCACTGCGCGAAGGAGTTGAACACGATGTGGTCGGCGTAGCGCAGGGTTTCGGCAAGTTCCTCTTCGCTCCAGGCCGCGGCAAAGGCGTGAACTTCGCCGCAAAAATCCTCTTTGGCCAGTCTGGCTTCGTCGGGCGAGCTGGCGCAGCAGCCGTAGAGGGGGCCGCGCATGGCGCGCGAAAGCACGGGAAAGGTCATCCACTGGGAAAAGCACTTGAGCGCAAGCATGATTTTTGCGCCCGTGCGCTTCTGCACGTCGTCGAGAACGGCGACGTTCTTTCTCAGCATGGCAAGATCGGTGACGAAGCAGGGGGAAGGCCACGCTTCGGGACGGAGTTTGGCAAGATATTCGTTCATGGCGCTCGGAGGGTTGAAGGATGGGCGGGACGGATCGGCAGGCTGTCGCTTGAGGCGCGCGGCAAAACGCGGTCGCGCAGGGGGAGGCTCAGTCTTTCGGGCCGGCGCATGCGCAGGTATTCCGCGCTGTGGGGGCCGTGCTGCCGGGGCGCGGGGCACAGGGCTTTCCCGCTGGCGGGCCGCGCCGCGCAGGCGGGGGGCCGCGGTGTCCGCGGTTTTCCGGGGCGCTAGTAGCGTTCCGGCATGTAGTGCGGAGGCAGCGTGTTGACCGGGCCGTCCTGCGCGTTCATGAGGGCGGTCACGTTTTCTTCCAGCTCGGCAAGGCGTTTTTCCAGCATGTCGAGCTGCTTCTGCTGACCGGTCAGGGCCTCGTTGAGCTGCGAGAGCAGTTTTTCCTGAAAATAGGCCAGTTCTTCGAGTCTGGCTATCTGTTCTTCGGCCGTCATGGCAACTCCGGGAACGAAAAAGCGGACGGGCGTGTCCCGGCCGCTTTCGTTGTGCAGTCAAGGTTCGGAGCCCCGGAGACGCGCGGCGTCGGCCGGAGGCGCGGCAGGGCCGCGGCAAGGCGTCGTCGGCGTTCCGGGCTCCGCCGTCAATCAGAGGTCGGGTTCGGTGACCTTCCAGGGCAGACCGTACTTGCCGAGTTCTTCCAGGAAGGGATCGGGATCCATCTGTTCCATGTTCCACACGCCGGGCTTGTTCCACTTGCCGGTGACCATCATCATGGCGCCGACCATGGCGGGCACGCCGGTGGTGTAGGAAATGGCCTGCGAACCGAGTTCGCGGTAGCATTCCTGATGATCGCAGATGTTGTAGATGTACACGGTGCGCTTCTTGCCGTCCTTGACGCCGTGCATGAGGCAGCCGATGCAGGTCTTGCCCACGGTGCGCGGGCCGAGGGACGCAGGATCGGGCAGGAGCTTGGCGAGGAACTGCAGCGGCACGATGTCGTGCCCCTGGAACTTCACGGGCTCGATGCCGATGAGGCCCACGTTCTTGAACACCTGCAGGTGGTTCAGGTAGGCGTCGCCGAAGGTCATCCAGAAGCGGGCGCGGCGGATGCCCTTGAGGTTCTGCACGAGCGATTCGAGCTCCTCATGATACATGAGGTAGCAGTT includes the following:
- a CDS encoding SlyX family protein, which translates into the protein MTAEEQIARLEELAYFQEKLLSQLNEALTGQQKQLDMLEKRLAELEENVTALMNAQDGPVNTLPPHYMPERY
- the nspC gene encoding carboxynorspermidine decarboxylase, which translates into the protein MNEYLAKLRPEAWPSPCFVTDLAMLRKNVAVLDDVQKRTGAKIMLALKCFSQWMTFPVLSRAMRGPLYGCCASSPDEARLAKEDFCGEVHAFAAAWSEEELAETLRYADHIVFNSFAQWKKFRPLVQKAEQERGLSIECGLRLNPEHSEGAVPIYDPCSPGSRLGIRPAAFHAELEKDPHALDGISGLHFHTLCEQNADSLARTLDAVEKHFGAYFSRMKWINFGGGHHITRADYDIELLCRCIEHVRDAYHVQVYLEPGEAVALNAGVLVATVLDVVQADMPVAILDTSAACHMPDVLEMPYRPNIIGAGEPGEKNFTCRLAGKSCLAGDVIGEYSFDEPLKSGDRLVFLDMAIYSMVKTTTFNGLRLPSIAIWDSETDQRRVTRTFGYEDFRSRL